In Acropora muricata isolate sample 2 chromosome 13, ASM3666990v1, whole genome shotgun sequence, the DNA window tgttatagttatgattaattagtacttggacttcgtgtcgtacaattcaagGAGTAATCATgcttataattatttcaaatcGGCCTTGTGCTTCGCAATCCgccaattttgaaattactcggcCAATTATTCCCTGAATTGGCACTTGGTCcgattactattacttattatcattattattttataattgttattgtaatatcattattatcattgcgGTTATCAGAGTTCAGTTAATGCATGCATTCTTACACCATTTTTATCTTCTTGGTAAGGGAGATGTTTTAGCTATTTTAAATGAATACAAATTACCATAATAAATTTTGGTGGTGGACTGactaatttaataattattattctttgtgaAGTGTTTTTGACATGTGTGAGTTTCTGTCCATTTGATGCAAGCATTACTTCAACCACAAGGATTTGTTACTACCTGTAGTTATTGAAAACATCAGGGAGAAAGCTGTGTAGTGGTGTGCTTTCTGGAAGCCAGATGCTGCAATTGAGGCGACTGTAGTCCACTGGTCTTTGATTGTGTTTAGTTGATATCCAGTACATAATTAAGTTGTATATTTACCTCAAGCTTCTGCAGTGTTTTGTTCAGTTCATCAAGTTCACTGAAAAGTAAGattcataaataattaataattaagtcAATCAGAATAAGACCTATAGTGTTCTGGGCTATCTTCTGAAATGCCTTGATCAATGATCATGTCAATTTGATCATCTTTGCAACAATGGTAATTACCTGTCTTTTTGGAGCATCTCATCTTTCATCTAAAGAAGATAAAAAGAACAATGGCctattaatatcaaaacaaattaaaataatttttggtgAACTTTAGCAATAACTATTATTCTTTGTTATATGAATCATGatcacatttctttttttttgcaggtaAAAGAAAAGTCATGAAATAAGTTATTATTCTTCCTGGCCATTTTACGAAATTTCTCTTTACCTTTTCTTTCAAAGTCATGaactcaattttcttttcctgtccTTGTCTGAAGCAGAAAACAAAACGGTAACTTACATTTGACACGAAACTAATTTCTATTTTAAACCTTTCATAAAGGCGAAGATAATAATTTGAttgcaatattaaaataaatgttgtgaGGAAATATTTAACCATAGCAACAAAAAAGCTCACCTTTCAAGTTCTGTAAggttttcttgtattttctgtATAGAGAAacatgaaattgtaaattattattttaacaattttataCAATTCTTTGAGTTAAACTAGAAATGTTAAAAGTTCTATTCATTAATGACTGTGAATTTGAGgcaaaagaacttgaaaagaatcatggttttagtttttaaagtaACAGCAACCCATTGTGCAATGATATTTTACATACCCTCACAGTGTCATACAGGTCATTCTGAAACTGTTCCTTCCTACagacaacaaaattattgatttgttcAGTGGTGCATGTACATCAATTCCCCAATTTTACTGTACATAAAATGATAGCAAAATTGATTATTCAGAAAACTATAAAAGTGGCTGTTTCCTTTAATATATTGTACTCACCGTTTCAAAGTTTGGCCCATTTCctgcaaaaggacaaaaacaataatttattacagaTAATTTTTTAAGACAGCATGTGGTAAATTATGCCAGCATGTAAGGGATACTGTGAATCATGTTCCAGTAAGATTTAGATAGCAAAGgtcagagaaaaaaaagcatACCCTAGTCTTTTTGGTGAGCATTAGGTATTTGATTCATGTTTGCCATGGTCAGTATAATTTCTGGGGTAGGTAGAAAGTTTTCAGCAGTGGAGTTTCAGTATTAAAACATTACTTACCTGAAGTTCCTTGTGTTCTTTGTCCAAAGCATCACTCTTTTTCAACACAAACAATATAACCGtattaaaagagatttcttaaaacataaaactgtaaaaaccaaCGATAAAATCAGACGTTTCGGAGTGTTCATGACTcaaggaaaatataaaaaaaaaagatcatgcaaattgcaacatttaaagTGGAGGATTGATGTTTATGTCCTTTTACACGATTATGTAAATGTCCGTGTGTGTAACCTACATAAACAACAATCCTCCGCCATTGCCAAACACTATAAGAACATGCACGGGACAATGCCCCAGGGCCTGCTAGAgcgtttcaaagtgcttaattaagaaatgcaaaaacaaatttgactgcttagtgtacgaaatgctttttataagatcgttaaagccaaatctcaaCATGCAAgcagactccattcgtgcgaaagtatttttataatctttttaaaaattttttttacaatcttcGCACCCTCTTTGGTTAATTCTTCGCGCCAAAACCGctttaaatgttgcaatttgcatgatcttttttttttaaatattttccttgataatggagcCATGAACACTCCtaaacgtcggattttatcgttggtttttacagttttatgttttaaacAATATAAAACATGTTTAATAAAGCATCATGATTACAGGGTTTCAGAAAAGTTAGTGTCTTAATACAACTGTCAAGATCTTTTACAtgcttttctttgaaaaatttgaaggTACCACATTAAAGTACAAATTTAGTACAAGAGTTTCCTTAGTGATGCAAACAAAAACTTTTCCCTGCCAGTCATCCATTCTTGCAGTCTCAGGACTACATTGCAAAAGGCATCGCCCAGTGAGATTGAGTTGAACATAACATGTGTGTGAGTGCATGGCAGCTGTACTAGGGCCATAAGTACTTCTGTCCttactttttcttttgccttctCAAGCTGCTCTTGGGCCTCCAGCAAGTTTCTGCAGAGAAACCAAAATTCAATTGCTCATTCAGCATTCATCAAATGATTTACCATTGATAGTAAACGCAGAAATGCAATTTAGGCAAGTCATTTAGTACATAAACTGCCTTTCCTTTCAACTGACCTTTCTAACTGCTTGTTCTCTTCCTCAAGGTTGGCCAACTAAAAGAATAGTTTTGATGCAGTGAGTAATAAGTGGATGATTTTAATACAACTTAGCAACTTTTTCAGCTTTGCTTAAATGTAACTGCATGCATGCACGGCAGCCATTTTTATATTGTTGAATCCCTGCCTTATTTTCTCTCCCTACTGTCCTTTTTGTAGCTGTGCAGTCAGTTTTGAAGCCTACCTTCTCCTTATTTGATGCCAGAGTATTCTTTGCTTCAATCAATGCCCTATGAATAAAGAATATGACTCTTTCTATAAGCaccaaaattaatattctgttgttgtttttcaaaagttcaaaatgacaaattataattattattatcattataataattatttgatcaTTGTACCTACCTTTCGAAATATTCCTTGGTGCTCAATTCAGCCTAGTTacccaaaaataaatttaaaatacttgTTAATTGCAAATAATTCAAGGTTATAtgaatgcaataataataattataataataatatatcaaattcctattttttttcctttgaaatctTCATTAAGTAGTGCTTttaagaaatttgaattttaataaaactagatgtgattggttgatcaAAGAATTGTGTTGGTTAACATGTGCAGTGCAACAATGGCTACCAATCTggtatctaaaaataaatgcaatttatcgcatacggggcaaaattactgagtactgattggctgagacagagggcatttttgCTTAATGACaagggcacttttggtaatcaagagggcatgattacttgatcccgATTCGTGTAAAGTTGCTTAGgaacgaggttattgctaagatttgttgctcatcaaaattttcaaagttttccaaattgccctTGTCGCTGCGTGACTCaggcaattttgtgaaaactttgaaaatacgtgtgaaattaatccttaattgccctcagGCCCAATACAATTACATATACTAAAAGATGAATAAGAAAGAGAGATGTGGAAATTGTCGCCCAACAAGTCTTGTTGTCAGAAGCCTACAAGTTACACTTCTGTGTGGCATTTAAATCTTTGTTTATAAAATGTGTGCAAAGGGAGTAATAAGCTAACCTGCAACTTGGTATGCAGCTCATCCACTGAGGCCTGAAGTTCTTCCTTCTAAATtttagtgaaaacaaaaaatatggtATTGTgtatacttgcaaaaattaaaaaaaaaccattagATATTTAGTTAGGTGTGTATTCAAAGTTGACCAGGGGGAGAATCTCTTACCTCTTGAATTGCTTTGGAAAGTTGAACTTTTAACTCTTCAACAGCTCTGAAAAAGGAACAgttttcaataatattgttacacagtaaaaaaattaaccatTTAGAAGTGAAGCAAGTGATGGCACCTTCCATTTTTCTATTACTATATTAAGGAACTATGCTGGCAGAAAGAAAATATTAAgtaaaaaatgagaagaattcATACCTTTCCTGTCTTCCTTTTTCCTGGAACACAAAAGCCattaatgatgataattattattatgaatagagCTTTCCTTTCCTGTCTTTAATTTGAAGAGGGGAGAAaaccattaaatttttgttataattTATTGTAAGCTTGCCTGGGCATGGTTGGGAATATACAACATGTAAAGAACGAACAAACTAGTGCAGGAATCATCAAAGAGTCTTGTGCGAAGTTACAGTAATATGATGGTAAAAATGGTTGATTTCTGTGTTGGTTTGGCTCTGCTATGTGGGTGGATCCAAAATTGAGGGGAGGTGATGATGACCAGCATGTCAACAAGGCCATTACTGGACTTGTGTTTCTTTCCATTCTTTTTACTTACCTGATTTTGTACTGATTCATCTTTGAGTTGAATCTCTGCTTTCAGGGCTGAAAGTTTGCTATATTAGCCAAGAAAAGAACCAAAGTTATCACGTGTGTGACTAAGCTCACAAATCATTTATATATACTCTCCAAAAAAAGTATGAAGAAGTACACTTCACAACTCACTTTGCCCATTCCTTGTTCTGTTCCTCAAGTTTCCTTAACTCTTCCTATTGagagattaataataatattatattattattgaagtaaTTAGTGTTTTATCCATTATTAGTGTTTTTATTTGGCTTGATCGAAAATGCTTTTGAATGCTTGAGATGAGGAAATTGtgtgtatatgttgtggtttaaatttatccttggtttaatgtttttttaactggtttcaattttatttgccatttttccagattatggtaaaaaatacttgacaaaagaaaataaaaattgaaccagttttaaaactTTGCGCCAAAACTAAATTTAGACCACAACAGTTGTATAATTATATCAATAGTCAGCGTTTTATTATCGTAAGTCTTCTCAAATTTACTGCTAAATAGTCAAATTGTTCATGTTAGCTTTGATACGAGCAATTACTTTCTCAACATGCATTTTATgcctaaaatattttttacataACCCTCTTCAGTGCAGTATGTTTTTTATAATCGATGACACAGTGTAAATTACACCATACCTTCTTCCCTTCCATTTCCAACCTCATTTTCTTCTGGTCATCATACGTCTGACTGTAAAAATGAAAGCAGGTGGAGAATAATTGGTACATTTAAAATTTGACAATCacagcattttaaaactttaattGAATTTTGTGCTTTCTCATTAGAATATTCTAATCCCTTACTTGGTCTCTTTTGTGACCTTCTTAAGTTCTTCCTCCTTAACATCCAGTTCTCTCAACAACCTCTATAAAATAAGGAACAAAATAATTCCCACATTTTTGAACAGAGtacaataaatacaataaacACAGCAACGATCagtgagggcctcccagggaagggggggggggtgttccGTTGTtcctgaaaaataaattaaggtgttccctgaaattcacttttactgagttcccctgttcccagaagttccgctccatgttcccttgatcaccaaaaatattccGCACTGTCCCCTACAATTCctctcattttattttttcatggttagttattttcataggttttaccaaaaaatgagagaaattgtgATACTTTGCCAGTGTTTTTTCATCGGAAAGGCCTTTTTGCCCCTACTCTAAAATACAACTGCACTGAGGGCTAATTATTCATAGCTTTCCCTACATTTTCGTATTGTTTCCCCCCATCCCCCTACCCTACCCCTCACTCCCCAAATTCCTCCTTCTCTCCTTCCCTGTCCTAGCTTCTCCATTTCTTCATCTTTAATTCCATAACTTGCctcattttcttgttctttccgGGTTATTTCTTGCATTATCTCATCAGTAGTTCTTAGATCATCTCTGGCTCCTCTGCCACGGCCTCTACCTCCTCTGCTCCAGCCTCTCCCTTGTCCTCTGCCTCTTCCACTCCCACTTCCACGTCCTTAGGAGAAAAATGATCATATGGAGTCAGCCTTTGTTTGGGTTAGTAAATGTTCACAAAAACTTGGTGAGGGGAAGGGGGCCTGATGAGAAAATGGCTGAGCCTAAAGAAAATAAGAGGTAACAAGGAAGTGTTCAAAAAACGTAGATTTCCCCAAGTGTGGTATCcaaaagtttaaattttaatgTGCCTAAGAGAAAGAACAATGTCTCATCAGTACCCTCCCCCCACcaggaattttttttgcatgcagtcttttgtcgtttttgttaatataaacaataaaatttcttGGATTTCCACCGAATACGTGCTTTTTGGATGGAGAGAAGTCCCTTCAAATGGCAAACGAAATGGTTCTTCTTTGACAAGAAAGGCGGTTTAGTACGTGTAGCATGACTATTTTTTCCATTAATAAGAAAAATAGTCATGCTACACGTACTAAATATTAattgtgcaatttttttgtGGTTGTGTCCTGCATAATGAATTCACTATCACTGCTTCTGTGATTTTTCTCGTAATTTCTCAGTCTTCATACGCTCAAATTACCCAGTGATGAAAGAAATGATTGTCATATGGCGCTAGCTCAAATGAACTTCTTCGTTTTAATTAGTGCAAATTATCTATTTCTGTCGTGCAATGTGGTGTTAAATATTGGGCAAGCTATCAGAGGCCAACATTAATTAGCCATCATTATCCGTCATCTCATCAACCTTGCTGGGCTGCACTGCGACCAACTGCGGTCACGTGGAAAATGATTCGTCCCTTATTGGCTGTGGACAGCAATTGCGTTAACTCACTTACATTCAACTATTACTGGTACACGAAAaacctcttctttttctttttttaactggaGAAACAATTTATCGGAGCTTATTCATTCCACATGTAACTGATATAAAAAATATAGCCGGTAATTTCGACAAGGAAAGAATTATTTCTATGTCGAGAGCAAAAGAGTGACTTCAAGATGAAATACTAGGGTGAGTGAACAACAATTGCGTGTTTATTGCATTGCTTTAAGCCGGTGAATTAAATAACTCTCATGGACTTAACCTCTGACCAAATAAGAATAGAGTTTGTTTCAGTTATAAATTATATTCCAATTGCTGTTGGTAGTTTGGAAGTGGTTTTACAGCCATGCTGTGCTTCCACTGTCATGCTAGATTTGTTCTAAAAGACTTCATACGTAAAGTTCTTGtcgttttctttcagttttgttcttgttgaaaaatttttagcagttgtttttcttttacttgaaaCTTCATGTTTGCAGTGATATATATGCACGCAACTGCGAAAGCTGGTTTATGCCAGCCGACCAAGGTAGAATGTTGACTTTGTCATTCATGAcgtttttttctcttatttccCGTGCCGTCCTATGGCAGAACCTTTATAGCGTTCATATTTTGTCCATGACCGAAGCAGAGTTAATTTATAGTTACTTTTAGTAACAATTTTAATTCCAAAAAAGTTTGAACTGTTTTATCGCTGCTCACTTATAAGTTGCATTCGTTTGTGTCAGCTTGCCTCACTCGgaaaactttttatttattaaaaaaatccaATCATAAACCAAGGTGTTTACCGATTGTTTCGAGTCGTATCCTTTGGGGACAGTGAACCGACACATGCAGCTCAAGATCGATCGCAAGAAGTTTGTTTGACGGACAAACAAGAGAACAGTGAGAAAATTGAAGTACACGGTAAAGAAAGAGACttattatatacatactgagattttctcacagttttcctcatgAGAAATTCCGCTTAGAAAATTGtgatagccaatcacagcagcgAAATGGCTTTCTCACACGTGCGTAAAGCGTTTCGTCCAATCAGGAGAGACTTGTCAAAACATACCACTGAGTTCATTcaacaagttcaagttcaagttcaatgcGCGAAAACATCCGTAGCGAGAAAACTTTTTtaccaaaagtacaaaaatacctCTACTTTTAGCAATGGCTCAAGGATCCACGAGATTTGAGAATTTAGAAAAGCCAATTGACGACTATATTATcgagcaacaaaacaaaaatacaagagtTAAGACGACGAGAGATGTGAAGTTACTCATTGAATTTCTGAGAGAAAAACATGACCAAAGAAATCCAGAAGACATCGAAGCCGAAGAATTGAACGAATATCTCTGCGAATTTATCCTTAGTGTGAAGCGAAAAGACGGCAAAGACTTTGAACCTTCAAGCCTTAGAGGtatgttttcaagttttaatcgacatttgaaagaatgcAAATATCCCGTCAGTGTCATCGAAGACGTTGCTTTTGAACGCGCAAGAAAATGTCTTGAAGCTAAAAACAAGCAACTTAAAAAGGAAGGCATTcagaaagctttcaaaactaCATGGATACTTGTAAAAGCAATTTAAATAAATCATCTTCAATTTCAAGAAAATCTCAGTttgtatataataaacaaacttcatcatggaaagtgcttttgtacgatatttacgcactcgtttgttttcacaaaactcacTCGCTCGCAAAGCCTCGCTCGttcgttttgtgaaaacaaactcgtGCGTAAATATCGTACGTCAGCACTTTCCATGAAGAAATCTATATTTCTCGCATGGCGGCTAAGGTACATATTTGTGCGCCACTGCCGGGCGAAAGTAAAATGTCTTCAGTAAATACCAACCTATACCTAATTATTTTCCTGTcctcttttaaatatttgtcTTAATGTCATTGCGTTTCGCACTTTTTTTGCGTCTGAGCAGTTTGTGTTGCTCCGGGGTCAAACTGAAAGGAGATCGCTTGTTCCCCAATGTTTCCTCCTGTCGCTGTAGGTTTTTCAGTGACTTAATTAAGTTACGGTAATCTTCTCAGCCAAGCAAAACAATCCTACCTCTGAAGAGACGAGCATCCATGATTCTGGTTTTCGTAGTATTTACTCAAAAAATTTTCCACAAAAGTGCACGGTAGCTTCACAATAGCATCTGCAAACTCGGAATGAGTATCCCTTTGTGACGAGATAAACGTTATATTTCGAATCAGATCTCGCGTGCGCCGTGCACGAGCGTGCGTGGGTTTCACATTTTTTACCCTTTTGTTCAATTCCGGTCGTTActtcaggatttttttttttttttgattctCAAACTCCTAGGTATCTCGTAACTGAAAGTAACAGAATTGCTTCGCTGGCTCAATTTGTCCCCATACATGACGTATTTTCGCTAAAAGCTGAAAATGGGTGAGGGGAGAAGTCGAATTTAAGGCTTCGCAAACAATTTGGAAGAAAAGGCGCTTAAGAAATATCCGAACAAGGCGATATTAATTCAGTTTGTCTTGCATACCAAACTATAAGAATAAGACGCGTATGCCAAGGTTCAGACAGGTCCTTTGAACTTTTAGGATGACTTTTATTTATGCCGTTGGGAGAAGTTTTAAAATATCTGTCAAAAGAAATTACGCTATTACGATTGATACACTAAGTAGATTGCTTAATAATCTCGCGACAGTTTTTTCCACCAGTGACAATCGCACTGTCCGCGTGAATTTTCCTCAACTATGAGCAAGTTGCAGGCAATTGCTAGGATTTCTAATTGATTCATCGCGCTCTTTTAtggtgttgtgattggtcgaagtaagcACTTTCgcattggtttttcgacagtcatttgaaatccGCTCTAAAAAGACGATCTGACTAATCCCCCGTTGCTTTTGAATTTGactgaaattaaattaattaagctCTACTTACAGGTTGCCTTCTATGAGGTATATAGATCCCGCAATTTATCGTCAATAACAATTCTCGCATGTTAAATGGCTAGTGACAACACTAGTTTTCGAGTCGAGAAAAGATGTATTTGGGTCTGAAGGACCTGAAGACTTATAGGTCcttataaaaatacaaaattgcaTCAGTGACAGCCGGTGGTGGCCAACATCACGGCACTTTAGTGTGTTTTCTGTGTTGCAACGTTTCTTGTCTTAATAATGAAATACGAAGAAAGCAGAAACCAGAATTTGATAAAACTTCTAACGTCGGTCCACTTAACTTAAAACGCCTGCGTCTTGTCAAAATTCCCTGTGGACTTGTAGAACAAAATGGCtgtataagaaaaaaagaagacggTGTAATTCAGTGGAGAACGAGGTACCACTGATTGAGGTGGCAAGTTTTCGAGAGCCGGAGTATTTACAGTGCAAATATTCGCCGTGAGGACAACAGTATGAAAATGATGAAAGCTGCATTACAACACGGATGAACTTAAGGTCAGTAACCAAAACACTAGCTGTCTGATGAAGACAGGAACAGAGCACCGAGTatggtttgaaaaaaacttgTAGTCCATTGTACAATCAAGGTAAGagtatactagaaatagtgttcactagagctgcccccgcttttgataacctgtttatgggatgtgtatttaatataaatactgtgcataagaccgttgaaaaattaacgtttcaagcattttattgaagttcacaattatctctaaatttgttaaagaaggagtaataacgtccactgaatctttcaagagacgcgcaccaattttatcaaggccaaccgccctattagttttcaaaactctaatggatcttgaaacaaaatctccactaatgggttgaagaaacctgatgaatatcagcggttaatctagaaatagaccaggcctggaaatataggatccgatatctatcatctggaccatcaaacaaatactaccacaaatgtaacggttcctctttgtgtcgagttcaatcgaaatagggaaactgaaacaaataaaaacgagcgaataacgaagaccaacggacgaagcatgaaacatcgtaaggctgataatggaattatttcgacatttgtaaagctttctttcttgtcgttgtctgttatgcgtcaaatttgaaaggcgcggcggcaattcaaagttgtgcacgactttgattagcgtagcgtgactgagtgtcggttatgtcacgttccctgttgggtggacgtgagcatcaaataacgcatgcgaatgttgacattgaactaaatagttttaacacacgggaaagtaaagcttagattgcttagattgacttaacaggattgatagggaaaaaaataaattgtgatataagtaacacattaaacgggcttcatagtttcaggatccgtgtttttttcgttgaatttgacacgcttcaccttgagatatttgtgatctgttggatcgagtctgtctaccccgttgatgatttgcgtatgacaaaccaaatttatctgtttattgtgatgtcacaatacacaaactctaatgcagaaactccctttgggatttcctcgatttacgtcatcctaaccatttcgtacttgcgggcgcaaacaatagaaacgtcatcattacctaccgattcctcgcggcccctgttcgagcaaatcgagattttttctatatactgactgcatatttgtactgtaagtactgtccttaatatacgcgcgagctactagggtgcctcctcgggatttcgcctctgggcgaaatccctgcgggggcaattatttGAGTTTTCTCTCGTCAAACTTGACTTCgctaaaaattttaaaaatatatgataaatttaacaaaaaagtatTTGCTTAACAAACCTAAATCCTAAACCACGCAATTCTTGTCAGCTGGAGAGCATAATGTGAATAAtataccacgtttttgcgaTTTCGGTATTTCTTCGACTTTCGAtgcggtattgcgatatttgccgattttttttgcggtattacggtatttatcgatattttctgcggtattgcggtgttAGGCaccccccaatgtccccctctcTATGATGTGCTATCTATGAAAAGACGCCGGACAAACATTCAGTTCTTCTTTTGACACTTTTTCTATCGGTTTCCAAAATTGGTTCCACCAGGACTAGAAAGCCATTCTGTAACATGAAGGTATAAACGTTGTTACGAAATATTCATGAATGCGTAAAATCTCGAGGGTCGTGTTCGACATTTTGCAAGTTCTAGTGGAAACTTTACCGATGTGTACCGTTAAATAATCTTATCCCGAGCTTTGCGgctttttctttcgttactgggacaaattttactaaaagtgggaacggggaaccgggaaacAGAGTTTGGGAACGAGTTTACAGCGGTAATCCTCATGAGACGTCGAAATGGaggaaaagggaaaagaaaaaggactGGGGACTAGTTTTTGACCAAGCGCGCTTGGAACTAGATCGTCAGAGAAATATCATGGACGGTGTTTGCACGATTTTTTGACAGAATTTTTATCGGAATGTTAACTTCATAAAATCTTGCTTTTGAAATTTCTGTAACCTCGGCTCCAGGCTCAATCGAAATCCAATCTTCGGAGAGGTGAGTAAAATTTAACAATCAATAAGGAAGTGCACATTCGAGCTCACGGACAGTATTATTTGCGCGGCCTAGTCCTCTACGGCAACTTAATTAAGTTTACTTTCAACATCTTGGCCGTTGTGAACTTTACATAATCTTTACCAACATTTTTGAACGGATAACAGATATATTCCTTGTCTTCTCTGGTGTCTGAGAAGAAAAAGGAGCTTTAGCAATCACGACAGCGACGGCAAGGAAAATGGCACTTGAAAATAAAGatttgcgcaattgtgactatttgcgATTgccccatcttgttcgcattctataatgttggcaaagtaaactacaactggactggtgtgcgcgccgttgaattaaatacagagaattaaagatttacggttGTATACTCAAGTCGTCATCAGTAcagtaaatgtggtaatttctcgttgttgttttgcagaggagagcacggacttgttcacgagtgcgtgctgcacgtgcagcacgcttatttttcctcactcgaccaatcaaatttttaatttgtggcgttgtcgttgcagttcccgtcgtcgatgctaaagctccttaAAATCAAGTATATATTATCACATGCTACCCCAAAGCTTGTTACCGAATTTTCCAAGTCGTGTGGTTCCACTGATTTCTATAGCACAATACACTCCACAACGTGTTAAAGCCGTGCTGCTACACAGATTTCAGCTGCATAGTTGAAGCATTTTGATCCTTAAAGCTCTTTTGAAGGCCTTCAAATTTACTGGAAAGCgaaacattattttaaaaattccgTCATACTTTGATTTCTGCAttaatttttggcaattttaacgAATTAACGTAACTTGTATTTG includes these proteins:
- the LOC136896435 gene encoding chromosome partition protein Smc-like isoform X1 — its product is MDARLFRGRGSGSGRGRGQGRGWSRGGRGRGRGARDDLRTTDEIMQEITRKEQENERLLRELDVKEEELKKVTKETNQTYDDQKKMRLEMEGKKEELRKLEEQNKEWANKLSALKAEIQLKDESVQNQEKGRQERAVEELKVQLSKAIQEKEELQASVDELHTKLQAELSTKEYFERALIEAKNTLASNKEKLANLEEENKQLERNLLEAQEQLEKAKEKSDALDKEHKELQEMGQTLKRKEQFQNDLYDTVRKIQENLTELERQGQEKKIEFMTLKEKMKDEMLQKDSELDELNKTLQKLEASKKKKGFFKRVRHFFCFGCTRKTTEQNAKF
- the LOC136896435 gene encoding chromosome partition protein Smc-like isoform X2, with protein sequence MQEITRKEQENERLLRELDVKEEELKKVTKETNQTYDDQKKMRLEMEGKKEELRKLEEQNKEWANKLSALKAEIQLKDESVQNQEKGRQERAVEELKVQLSKAIQEKEELQASVDELHTKLQAELSTKEYFERALIEAKNTLASNKEKLANLEEENKQLERNLLEAQEQLEKAKEKSDALDKEHKELQEMGQTLKRKEQFQNDLYDTVRKIQENLTELERQGQEKKIEFMTLKEKMKDEMLQKDSELDELNKTLQKLEASKKKKGFFKRVRHFFCFGCTRKTTEQNAKF